CTAAAAAATCTTCCACTGCCGTTTGACGGAAAGACGTGTTTATCCAGTCCGGTTTGACTGAAAAATCTGAGGGGAGCAATTCAATGCGGATGCGAGAAGGGCTGGCAAAAGGATCACCTTGGACATAATCAATATGTAACCGATACCGGTCAAAGCAGTAACTCCCCTGAATATCCTTGTATGCTTTATATCCCTTTCCATTTATTCGTTTTAACTTATTGGCGAGCCGCTGCATGTTTGTTTCCTCCTCCTCTTGGTGTGTATCGGCACTATTCAGCTGTCAGTGAGTGCGCTTCTCTTCCGAATACACTCAGATTTGGCGTAGCAAAGGGTGATATTTTTCATTAATTGTAAAGTGGGCAATGTCCAGGATTTTAACTAAGTATTCCACTGGCGTTCGGGCCACTTCCCTGTACATCTTCCGTGTATATAAATGTCGTGCATTGGGCAGGGCCCTCTTCAGCTGCTGGCGGAGCTTGGTGCCTGCCGAATCAGCATCCACCAGAATGTAAACTTCCTCCCCTTCCAACACCTCAACCCATTCTTCCAGCCATTGTTTATCAAGCGTTCCATGAGTACAAATAATTTGAATGGATTCGTCAATAATATCCAACAGTCTCTGTTTATCCGTTTTACCTTCCACGATGATGATTTTATCGCCCATCTCCCTCACCCACTATCCCGTTTCCATCTATCATAGATAATTGTAACACCCCCTGTAAAGTACAAAAAGGACCCGGCACGAGTCCCCTGAAGCTCTGTTACTGTTTGACTCTTTTCATTATCATCACGATCATGCCGATCAACATCCACACCAACAACACAACAATGGTGATAGACAACCAGGATATACCTGTCATGTGCAATCCTCCTTTTAGTCTTAATATGGCCACAAATCATCAGCTTATCCTTATCAGACATCGAGGTAACAATCATTGACAGCTACGACTATAAAATTGTTCATTCAGAACACATTTTCTGATATGATAGTAACAACTAGAAAAAAGAGCAGCGGTATGATGTCAAGAGACTAATTTGTACAAAATCGCTGCTTTAACGGAGGTGTAGCGAAAAAAGGCAATAGGAAACTAAGCCCACCCTACCTAGATTTTCATATATTTCCTATGAAACTAGGAACTGGTGGGATTGGTGATGAGAGTAAGTGAATCTAAGCTCTTTGTCGGGTCACCCCTTCCGGTTCGTAAAGTCG
This window of the Caldalkalibacillus uzonensis genome carries:
- a CDS encoding toprim domain-containing protein — its product is MGDKIIIVEGKTDKQRLLDIIDESIQIICTHGTLDKQWLEEWVEVLEGEEVYILVDADSAGTKLRQQLKRALPNARHLYTRKMYREVARTPVEYLVKILDIAHFTINEKYHPLLRQI